The following coding sequences lie in one Chitinispirillales bacterium ANBcel5 genomic window:
- the nadC gene encoding carboxylating nicotinate-nucleotide diphosphorylase produces MMEQFKEKLIQSAVKTALNEDLGDSGDVTSNAIFNDGDRGDALIKSKGSGILSGSYLIAPVFDACGGDVKVEMISQDGDILKPGTEICRLHGPVKQILAGERTILNFLQHLSGIATAVSSIVEKLSKTNTKLLDTRKTLPGLRFFEKQAVVDGGGFNHRFGLYDMILIKDTHIKKAGSVKEALVKAFRYREKYTELKIEIEVQSVEDFCIALDMKPNRIMLDNMSIDTMKYCVNKRNTEQKSVELEASGNISIDTAFAIAQTGVDYISCGSVTHSTAALDLHLIIL; encoded by the coding sequence ATGATGGAACAATTTAAAGAGAAGCTGATACAATCCGCTGTCAAAACAGCTCTTAATGAAGATTTAGGCGATAGTGGTGATGTTACGAGTAACGCGATTTTTAATGATGGCGATCGTGGGGATGCACTTATAAAGAGTAAGGGGTCAGGCATATTGTCTGGTTCATACTTAATCGCTCCTGTTTTTGATGCCTGCGGGGGGGATGTGAAAGTAGAGATGATTTCCCAAGATGGCGATATACTTAAACCCGGAACAGAAATATGCAGACTGCATGGTCCAGTTAAACAAATTCTTGCGGGTGAAAGAACCATTTTGAATTTTCTGCAACATTTAAGCGGCATCGCAACAGCTGTTTCATCAATCGTAGAAAAACTCTCTAAAACCAACACCAAACTTCTTGATACCCGTAAAACTCTGCCGGGTTTGCGTTTTTTTGAGAAGCAAGCAGTTGTGGATGGCGGAGGCTTCAACCATCGTTTCGGGCTTTATGACATGATTCTCATTAAAGATACTCATATCAAAAAAGCCGGTAGTGTAAAAGAAGCGCTGGTTAAAGCGTTCCGGTACAGAGAAAAATACACAGAGCTGAAAATTGAGATAGAAGTTCAGTCGGTAGAGGATTTCTGTATTGCACTGGATATGAAACCAAACAGAATAATGCTTGATAATATGAGTATTGATACAATGAAATATTGCGTAAACAAACGAAACACAGAACAAAAATCTGTAGAACTGGAAGCGAGCGGAAATATCTCTATTGACACCGCTTTTGCTATTGCCCAAACAGGAGTAGACTATATTTCATGCGGTTCAGTTACTCACAGTACAGCAGCTCTTGACCTTCATCTGATTATACTATAA